The genomic interval GCGTCTCTTCGATGAGGTGGTGATGGCGGTCTACGACAAGCCGTCCAAGTCTTTGATGTTTTCACCGGAGGAACGCATCGGGTTGGTCAACGAGGCGTTCAAAGATAATCCGAAGATCAAGGTCACAGGCTACAGCGGACTGACCGTCGAGTTTGCGCGCAAGATCGAGGCGCAAGTGATCGTGCGCGGACTGCGCGTCTTCTCGGACTTTGAATTTGAGTTCCGCATGGCGCTGGCGAATCACCGCCTCGCGCCCGACATCGAAATTGTCGCGCTCATCACCGCGGAGGAGCACACGTTCCTGTCGTCAACGACCGTCCGCGAGATCGCCATGTTGAACGGCGACGTTTCGAGCATGGTGCCTCCCTTCGTGGAAAAAGCCTTCAAGGAAAAAGTCGCCAGCCTCGACGACCAGCATTCCATCCCCAACTCGCTGAGGGATTAATCTGTGCTAGAATTGCAAGAGGAATAGAGAATGTATCGCTTCCTCATCGTTATTGAAAAAGCAGGTAAAAATTTTTCCGCGTATTCGCCCGATCTTCCAGGCTGTGTAGCCACTGGCAAAACCCGCGAAGAGACCGCTCGCAACATGCACGAAGCCATCGAAATGCACGTGCAGGGAATGATCGAAGACAAGATGCGCGTACCCCAATCGCATAGTTTTGCCGAGTATATTGCGGTAGCCGCGTGACGGCTCAAACACGGAGGAGCCGCGTATGGACATCCTGCAACTAATTGACCGACTCGAAGAACTCTTCAACGAGAGCAAATCCATCCCGCTGACGCGCAATGTGATGGTGGATGAAGACCGCATGTTGGACATCATTGACCAGATGCGCATCGCCATCCCCGAAGAAGTGAAGAAGGCGCAACAGTTACTCGGTCAACGCGACCGCGTGCTGGCGCAGGCGCAAGAGGAAGCGAATCGCACCCTCGAACTCGCCCGCCAAAAAGCGGACCAACTTTCCTCGAAGGAAGTGGTC from Candidatus Defluviilinea gracilis carries:
- a CDS encoding type II toxin-antitoxin system HicB family antitoxin, whose product is MYRFLIVIEKAGKNFSAYSPDLPGCVATGKTREETARNMHEAIEMHVQGMIEDKMRVPQSHSFAEYIAVAA
- the coaD gene encoding pantetheine-phosphate adenylyltransferase, whose amino-acid sequence is MVRALFPGTFDPIHLGHIDIAERAARLFDEVVMAVYDKPSKSLMFSPEERIGLVNEAFKDNPKIKVTGYSGLTVEFARKIEAQVIVRGLRVFSDFEFEFRMALANHRLAPDIEIVALITAEEHTFLSSTTVREIAMLNGDVSSMVPPFVEKAFKEKVASLDDQHSIPNSLRD